The DNA window gaacTATTTAAtattgactatttagaaatattttaaattttaaaattttatttgtttgatattgtgtttgtattgcataatttataattaatttatcttgaatttgaattatattttttgaattatatatatatgaacagtataACCCCGAAATGGCACGCCGAAtcactccgaaactgaaacatttcattccaattgaaaaaacaaaacacctatcgaaacggaattgacaaccttgatacTTATCGCCGAAACGGAATAATGACATGTGATTTGGTTGCACATGTAACGAGGCTCATGgaccaaacacaaaaatataatgtgtttggtattgcggtaacttttgtggttgtggtttgaaaaaaattgttttataaaaagtacttttggttgagattggtttgatatttatatatgtttggttacaaCTGTGGTTcaaattgagattgaacaaaaagtagtttaatgtgttcggttaaaaaaatacttttcaaattgaggttataaaataattatatatatatatatattgatgatttttaatttaaatattgtagatttaattacTGGTATTACactatgaaataaataatacttatatcaaatattttttattgtttcattaaaatatctacaatttcatcacgtacgaaatccatccgataagaactacagtttccttggtttcttaagcacgcaacaacatcaggtaaaatatcaccAGGAATAagattgggattgcgatcaaattctgtaaatgctacgtcatcaagcgatttcattctaattttttgaataaaacacaattaaaaataaaaataaaaatttaatttttttaactgggtcgaaCCCGTTTCAATACATTTAGTTAGCTTTAGAATTCAATTCATAAATATGTTGAAttaacatgtttaaaaaatataaaattcaattcattttatattttatattacctttattagctttattttattttttcaaaggtattgaaaaaaaaggctagatagttttttttaaaaaaatttaatatttatttttatttttatgatatttctagagatcaaatttattttttattaaaatctttaaattaaactttattttaaaggcTAGAAAACATGCCGTGTAACCTTTTCTATTGTCAGTTTGTGCCATAAGGGTAGAAAACACTTCCTTCCGTGAGTTTTGAGTCAAAGGGTAGAAAATACTTCAGTTTTGAGTGTAACTGCAAAATGGTAGAAAACAACCGCGTGTTTTGACGTCCAGACTTgaccataaaattaaaaaattgcagGTTGGCGGAAAGCAGCTGAGAGCTGCTTTCCGCCAAGCTGCGGTTTATTCTCAATTTTGTGTGGGTCTGTCAACAGTGAAACACGTTTTATCATAATCAAACATTCAGTAAACTCCTGCGTAAACAAACGGGCAAAGACTTAGATCATGGCTTCATTTCAAAGTccacaaagaagaaaaacatcaagCTATCATTATTAATACAACCATTATTGATACAACAGCTTTGATGtggagattaaaaataaaaaatccgcTGCGTTGACAATGTCAAAGGACCTTGAAATCTGtggattccttttctttttctttttcattaatagATATTCTTAGATCCAAGTTGTTCTCTAACTGGGTCCATCGCAGGCCATCTACCCACAACCACCATGAGGGAGCAGGCTACTTTCAGCCGGATAAGCCTCAAAGTATAAGGCCATCTATATTAACGACACTACCGGGCTGCTGCTAGCATTGGCGAGCCTTCAACTCACACGACCAGCCCTCCATATTCCAAAAGAGTTGAGGGACTCGGATGCTTTACTGAGATGGCAACTGATAGACAGAACTGACCGGGAAAGAGCAAGAGACCAAGATTTATTTGATGTCTTCTCCACTGGGAATTCAATAAGATTTCCATATCTAGCATGTAGAAAAGACATTTGTTTCAACcttctagttttctttttaagttgatCGAGCAAACACGATATGTTTCTAAACAAATGGGTCTTCTCGGATTTGAAACATCAGTATTGCCTGAGTCACTTGCATTCATTTCAGGTGATAACCAATCCAGAGCAGAAGAGTGCCCAGCAGCATTCCCTTGCTCTTGATGGAAGGATGGCTGCCATTTCTATTAACATGATCCTGGCAGTTTCGCAACAGCCAACAGGGATATGATTTTTGAAGGACTCGCCATTCTGTGAAGCAACATCTGTTTTTTAAACTAGGTgatcaaaaagaaagaatctATTGTTAGAAACCCAtacaagaaaaagagaagggtCCCTAGTTTCAAGCTTGTGCTAGTTGTCCATTACACATCCTTGCATTACGGCATTATAAGAAATGTGAGCTTCATCCATAACCATTAGGGATTTTGTTACCTCTGTCCCGTTGTTCTCTGATTTTACagattagtttttgttttttcgatgAGGTCAATATGTGGTAGGTTCACGGGTTTAAAATGAGGGACCAAACTGCTGATAGGGATTGACACAGCTCATGCACTCCATTAGCTTCTCACAAGTCATTAAAACTCGGGTCACGCTCCGTTCaagaatatgttaaaataacatAGTGATAGTCACGCACAGTAATGACTATAGGAGTACAAGTTGAGCAACAGCACCTTGCTTAAGAGATAGGAAAGCTACTTCCACGAGTAATGACATGTTAGAACAATATAGCAAAAGGAATCATGAAACCTTTAGAAGAAAATGACAATACTTCAACATTTAGtacttgaaagttgaaagaCAATATATAGGCTAAGGGATTGCCTATGCAGTATGTGAATTGGATCAGAGCATGTGTGGCTAGTCCTTTCTCCATTTCTATTAATGGCAATTTGTGTAGGTATTTGCTGGCTCTGAAGGGCTTCGGCAAGGAGATCCTCTTTCCCCTTACCTGCTTGTAGTAGCAATGGAAGTGCTTTCTTGCTTGCTGAATAATGCTGCTATTAATGAGTATTGTTCCCTATCATCCAAAGTGTAGTAAGATTAAACTTACACATTTGTGCTTTGTGGATGTTCTTATAATTTTCACAAAGGGAGATGTTGCATCCTTACAGGCTATTACAACTATACTACAACTGTTTTTCCAGCTATCTGGTTTGCAGTGTAATTCTTCAAAAAATGAATTCTTTTGTTGTGGAGTGGATGCTTCAGTTAGTAGTATGCAAAGGATTACTGAATTTAAAGCTGGGAGGTTTCCTGTAAGATATTTTTAGGGTGCCATTAATTGCCAAAAAAACTGACTTATGCTGATTGCAAACCACTTATAGATAGAATCTGTTAAAATACAGCATTGGGTAacaaaaaggctttcttttgcTGGGAGATTGCAGCTGTTATCTTCAGTGATCTTAAACATAAAGGAATTATTGGTGTACAATCCTCTTGCTTCCTGCTAGTGTTATTAAGATTTTGGAGCAGAAATGTAATGCATTTCTTTGGAAGGGGAAGGCGGATAATGCTTTAGGTGCTAAGGTGGCTTGGTGTAAGGTGACGTTGCCTAAACAAGGAGGGTTGGGCTGGAATAAAATTAGAGAATGGAATATTGTTTCTATTCTTAGATGTATCTGGAGTCTTTACCTCAAAGCTGGATCTTTGTGGGTTGGTGGATTCTGTCTTATAGACTGAAGGGTAATAGTCTTTGGAGCCTGAAATGTACCACTGATTGTGCATGGTACTGGAAAAAGCTCCTAAAGTTGAGAGGGTTAGTCTGGGATCAAATCCACTATATTGCAGGTAATGGCAGAACAATTCACTTATGGTGGGATCACTGGCACTCTTCTGGTTTTCTTGTAAAGGTTATGGATCTAGACTGCTCTACATATTTGGTATTCCTTCTAAAGCAAGATTGGAAACTGTAATAAAGAATAGAGAGTGGATTTGGCTTGGAGCTAGATCAGATGATCTGGTGTCCTTCACATATTCCTCCTAGACACAGTTTCATTCCATGGCTTGCTGTATTAAATAGATTGTCCACAAAGGCACGTCAAGAACATATTTCTGAGGGTTATTCTGCATAAATGTGAATATAACAGAACTATTGGTAGTTGGAATGCCGAATTTCAGTGGGCTAGAGAGCAACTGCAGAAGAAATCATTACAATCTACTCTGTCTAGACTGgcatagtgttttttttgtatatggTATATGCAAGCAAAGAGATCACAAGGTCCATGGCTTTAGTGGAATGGCTCCTGATGAGTTGGTCAAATGGATTCAATGATCTAAACTCCATGAAAGCACAGGGTCACGTTATACGtttaatccaaataaaaaactgtTAGATTATGGATTGGAATGTGTAAAAGATTGGAtaattagaatatatatttCCAAAAAGGGTCTGGTATCCTCTATAATTAAAGTTAGATTAGGTAGGAGATGAGAGCCCTGTAAAGCTCGTAAAGTTGTATTCAAGTTTAagcaagaagaagatgaaattgtcttcttcaagaagaataaatagtttattttggGGTTCTAGACTATTTATACAATAATATGATGAACAATGTGCATATCACCTATAGTTTTGGATTACTTGAAAACAAAGACACAGAGGAACAACATAACATTGCAAAAGCTATCCTAGTTCCAGGTTCTACAGTATGtcatgtgaaaataaaaaattgaatggatGCGAGCCCTATACTCGGGAGAGTTTTGAGAACCATCATAGTTTAGGGTTAATATCTGTTAAGGCCTGATTTTAAGTATTGGGACATAAATCGTGTGTAGACTGTAGAGGGTATAAATCCTGGGCCTAACAAAAACTTGCCTAGGTTTTATTATATTCATCACAAAGCACACAACTTTTCAACAattagtgtgttttttttctttgttaaatttaaatttattaatttgtatttttgtgTCTTTATGCAtggtattttcatttatttttttataaaaaattattacgtTGATCACATACATTATATCCTTGTTGATTTGTTGAATTTAAATCTACCATTTCTTGTTTGTGTGCTCTTCATTTAtgacattttcatgttttctttgtagtattttatcatattgatgacattgaaaataaaataattcatataaacttatcattatatatatatatatatatatatatatatatatatatatatatatatatatatatatataaaacgaaATGAGAGCCTCGGATGTTAGAACAGTAAAAACCGTAATTCTCACTTTCACGATTgttattttggtataaaaatgaGGAAAAGATTGCCAATTTGTTGTTTACTATTAAAATGCCCATTCATCCGACAAAAATTGACCACAAGATTGACTTGTTCCCATGTCAAAAAAATAGGGCAAAAAACGATCATCTTTTTGGGAGATCTGATTCCGTGGATCAAGCAATGGTGCAGATGGTCCGCTACATGACCTCCAACCCAGATTGTGCATTGCCTTCTTGGCCATTCAAGTGTGGCATTGCCCATGTAAGGTATCGTCACGGTAAAATTCCAGCTAATCCAACCACTGAACCACAAAAACTGACCACAATACAACCGCACATGTCGCCCTCTTCCAGCGCACTAGACACCAAATCACCGATCGCTGAAGGGCATCAAGCACGCCAAAAATGCAACATGATAAGGCAAGTTCAtgtgataatatatataatcatgagATGTTTACTATGATTGTGGTATCTTCAATGATGTTTACAGGCTATGTTGGTATGCTTTAATGGTGGCACCCAGAGTATAAAAACCTTCACTGCTCTGGTCCCCCGCTTCGGTGTGTTTGTTTACAAGCGGTGCacctcattaacaaacactctCTTTTCCAAACCTTTGGTTCCGCCTCCCTACCTCCCGTAATCTCCGCAGAAAGATAGCAAACAGCTTTCAAATGTTGGCTGCCATGCCAGGAGTAAAGTGACCATAATCACAAACTCACAACCAATGGATGCTCGAaacatttttaatgaaattaaagccCACCACAGGGACCACATTTTGAAGAGGTAGAAATATTTTCCTTAGCATGGCATAGGTCGGAGAAATCAACTTCTTCTAGCATGTATAGGTTGGTAGAGAATAGCATCTTAGAGATTATATGCTAACACATTTGTGCCCAGAACACTACCACCGCATGGATTCAAAATGAGCAAATGGATAAAGAAAGATATCTATTTGcggcgcaacaacatcaggcaCTTCTACTTCCACAGAAAGGGCACAGAAATACCACTCTGATAGGTAAATATATATCATCTTCACATGTAAAGGATAGATTGAAACTTTGAAAGACCCAAATTAAATGGAAAAGATTATGAAcgaaagacaaataaaaagcaaggaaaaaaaacattaaacagcAAAAGCATATGGTTAGTTGAAGAACAAGAGCCTCCTTTCACTCATATTCTGTCCCTAAGAACAACTCAAAACACCAACACACAGGTACAAATGGCACAGGTATTCAAAAACGGTGAAGATGCACAAAcataaaaaggaaatgaataCAAAAAGGTAgggaaagaaggaagaagagaccATTAAAGAGCCACATAACAACTTGCAATTGATTTGAATGCAACCAAACAGTACTAAAGATACTTGCCGCCTTttgcaatatctttttttatttctcgtTGAATCCATTTCACAAGAAGCCACTgcaacatgaaaataaaataaaattaacacgAATGAAATTGATCATATGAACTGGTTCTACCACAAAAGAATACAGGAGCTAGATCACATGATAAGTTTTTACCTGAATCCCTAAAATAAGAGGAATAAATATCTTTCCCCTGTCATTTGACTCAGACCCATTAACCAACTTCTCATCAACTACAAGAGCTTTCTTCCCATTTGTTGCAACCAAAATGATCTCTTTTACCAGGCTCGGAATCCAAGCATCCCCGTTGGGGAGAATCTGCAACTCAAAATTAAGCAATTCACAATAAACCACTTGAACAAATGAATAAATTGTCATAAACTCTGAGAATAATGAGTGAACCTTTTCATCATTCTCATTTTTGTTGCATCTCCCACTGTTCTCAACCAAACCAACTGGAATAGCAGAATCCTAGAAGCATCAAAAGCAAGTGAATGATTGATTATGTAAACAATCACACTAAAATAGAAcccccaaaaataaataaacaaattctcATATTCTATTTTCACATGTTCCATAGAGATTGATCTTCAAATACAATTACAGGCTATCGATTATCTCATGAActggaaaattaatttatttcccaTTAATGCCTCCTCAAAACTATAACAAAGATAATTCtcagaaaggaaaataaaaatgaagatgcATCTGCATTTTTATCAATGAAGTTGATTTCCAAACGCAATTACAGCACATTAAATGTCCCATGAAGAATGCAGTTCACTCATGAACCACAAAACTAGTTTCATTTAGGTAACACCCTCTTCAACTCCAAATTAATAAGTGCTTAGACACTGGAATGCGTATATCTCAATCCCATGCATCCAACACTTTAATATAcaacttttgaattaaaaaagttCTCTCAATCAATTCACAGAATTCTGAAAATGGAGATCATACAACAACACAATATTTCAAGCATTAGTTGTAGCTTGAGTAGCACCACCTTTTCAAAGATGTTGTAAATAACCCTCATTTATAGACTTCAGATCCaggatgaagaaattatatgGAAAGGGAGAGTTTACCTTTTCCGCAGATAATGACATACTTTCAAGCCATCAATTGGCATGAATAAAGGTGAGAAGTTACTCCAGCTTATCTAATTTTCTAATCAGATTTGCATATTTTTCCTCTCTTGGAGTAAAATCATACATAATCACTTCTTTCCCAATACAAATCTATAAGCAAACATAAAGTACTAGAAATGGTGCCCTAAAATCTTGCCGAAACTCCACCATAACTCATGAAATGCCATTTTGCATACTTGAGAATATTTTACAATCCAAAAGATAAAACATTGcaaagcaaaaaattaaaaattaaaaaataaataaaaataaaaaataaattctcccTTAGGATATCCTTGATAATACTTTAAAAGGATGCAGAGGAACTCCACAGAAAAtttggatgaaattaaagaagacaaagcaggaaaaaaagaaaaagaaaaggagtccAGAATCACTTTGTGCATTAAAGGAAACAAGTAGAAATTTCATGGTGTCCCTTGGTTTGTGAGATACAAGAAACTGGGGCGATTGCTAAGTGTTTTCCAACTGACTTCCACAGTGATAATGCAGACAAAGGGGGAAAGGGCTCGGTTAACCGCATCACATAAGCCACCATCACGCAACTCTTCTTCCCATCACTCTTGAACTTGATATTCATGAGGTTCTCAATTTCCTTAGGAACCTCATCTCTTCCTTTGCTTTGAAGCAccagaaaaaatcaattctgaACTCTCCATAATTTCCTCAAGCTCCTAAATCAAATCTCCTTGTATACCAGCACAAAACATCCCAAGACATCCAATTTGTCAGATATGAGAATACTAGATACTCTTGGTGTAGTACTCCCTCGTTCACATGAAAGATGGACCCCCTATGACCCATGGATCCTTTTTTTATGGAAGCAATATAAGAGTCTCAtcagatttatataaaaaatgtccATCTGATGATTCCCCAGCCTACCAAAAAGCTAACTTACTTCAAGTAAATTGGTGGCAACAGAAAAAACCATGTCCTGACCCTCAAGCTGGCACCCTTTCACCAACAGGCACTAAGGTTATTACTGATTaggataaaaatatcatctactTTGGTTTAACACCAACAATCAAGGCCACTAAATTTAACACATTTGACAGCCTACCTTCACTAATTCCCCACTCAGTCCTCTACAAAATGTACCAGCTTCAACTACCATGATAGTCCTCAGCATCCAGGATGAACAAGGATGTCATGGTTGAAGGAaatgaatttgaaataattttccaAGCAATTCATGTGTTGGATATAAACAGAAGTGGAAATGGAAGAGGATATCTGAAAACATGCTCAATGAATTGAAGGTTATTTTACCATTTTGTTTACTTCCTTGAATAACaaagttcattttttaaagtatgtGAACCATATTTGAAGATCTGTATGGTGCTACAAGCAGTAAATAATTGACAatgcagaaaaaaaagaatgatttgACCGAAGCAAAACAACAAACCTCCATTTTTAgcattccttttcatttgtcGGCCAAATGCGTACATTTGAACAGGAGAAAGTTGCAAAAACCCATGGTAAGTTTTTAACATAGTGGATAGAAAAATGAAGATATGCTTCCccattaatttctaaaaaaagcaAGTCACAGTGTCTCTTGAACCCGCGCATCATGAACCTTAAGTTTCTTAAGAGGTTATAAGATCTATAGCATTAAAAAATGAGGTCTACAGCACTATTCATTAGCATAAGAATGTGTATCTGAGAGAGGGgagttatttattttagaaggaATAACGTCtatgaaaaaaaacccaaatcacCCTGCTATTTGAAACAGATTATCAACACGCATATGCAGCAAATTATGCACTTATCATTTGATCAGAATATTGTTGCACATTCAGAATACCAATTAGAAGCTGTTGCcagtaaaattaaagaaaaaaacctagaaGAAGGGAGAAAAACAGCAAGTTAAGAAGAAACAATTTACCTCAAAGTCTCGTTTCCTAATCCGTGCTCCCATACGAATGGTCTTCAACACAGCCTCTGATCTTCGAGCACAAAAGACATCATAACTTAGATCATCTGGTGGGCAGAGTTGAGCATGAGTGAGGACAAGCAAACTTTTACTCCATATTTCTTTTCCAAAACTGTCAGATATAGCACCAATTATCTGCTTGTCCAAGTCATCCACTCTATATGCATCCAGGCGATCAACATAGAGCAATACATGTATAGTCTTATTCAAAAGAAACCTACATTAGCAGACAAACCAGAACCTAAAGTCAAATTAATGTACGGTCACCACATCTTTATACAGGAATTCCAGGATAAAGAACCACAGAAGTAATGATTTCATAGGAATCCGAGTGAACCACATATGAGGTTCTAGTAGTACTAACCGTTTAATCATGTCCAGAGCTTGGTAACTGACATAACCACCTTCCACAAGGCCCGGAGTGTCAATGATGTTTAACGTGAATCCAGCCCGGTTGCGTGAAACCATAACAGGTCTGAACCCCTCTGACTGTAATGCAAGCATTGTTATTATCaaccatatataaatatatggagCATACAAAGACCACAAGCTTCCCTTAGCCCTAAAATTCACAGGAAATTAGTTACCTGGAAAGAGCTAACATTGACCGCTCGCTCTCCAAAAAGAGAATTAACAGTGGAAGATTTCCCAACTCCTCCTTTGCCCATAACAAGTATGGTCAGTTTATCAACACCCTGCAATTACAAAATagtccaataaaataaataattacgaAAACAGAAACGACGAAATGgaacaaatattttgaattgaaacaGCAAAAAGATAGAAAGTCTGAACCTCTTCCTTTAACTTGGCAAACAATTCTACAAGTTTGGATTGAGTAGCAGTAGGGAATTGCTGAAACCCTATCCATTCACGAAGTACAGACCCCATTGATGCCTAAATTGACcccaaggaaagaaaaagaagctgAAATTATTGCCAACGTTAgtagaaaaaaggaaacaaaattttggaaTAAACCCTCAATCCTAAACCCCAAagattatttctaaaataaaaaataataaaggggagagagagagtaagAATATCACCTCTTGAATATGTCGCCTAACTGCGGAAGAGaaatagagatagagaaagagaggggattgggctttgctttgctttgcttttgtaCAGTGCAGTGTAATGGATTACCTTATCAAGCCGAATCctaaacattttgtttttttccctttcttttggtTATGGGAGTATCTTCTTGGCTTTATGTTTGACTCAAGGTAGAAGATCCAAATGCTGCCCTTGGTTCTGTACGTGTAGCGACTGCTTGCTATTATACTgccggttattttttaaaatatattaaaataatatatttttttatttttaaaaaacatcaaagtaattttaaaataaaaaaattaatttaaaataaaaaataaaaacttttcattttttttaaatattttcaaaacgtCAAAATAAATAGGTTTGTTTTGTCTGTGTTTCTCagccttttttagtttttttagttaaattaaaatattattatttataaaaaaaccaatacaatAATTAGTTAAATCAAATTCAGGGAGGGGGGGGAAATAAGAGTAATTATTTTCGTTGTTTACAAATTCTATAACACACGGGCTTGATACCACAAGTCAACTATTcagtgaaataaaaaaggattccAGGTCCACGAAAGGCCCaaacagaaaaaagagaagatgctTTGACGGGCTAAagcctaaaatttataaaaaatttaggcaAGGGCCCGGATGctctaatttataaaaaaattataaaatcaaggaAAACCGTCGTCTCCACCGCCATCATCAAGCTTCGAGGAGGACAGAAATCCCAATCCCTATTGTCTGAAAACCGGGAATCCAATCAAATTCTCTGATATTTTACAGACGCAGAAAAGAAGACAGAATGTCAG is part of the Populus trichocarpa isolate Nisqually-1 chromosome 2, P.trichocarpa_v4.1, whole genome shotgun sequence genome and encodes:
- the LOC7487761 gene encoding translocase of chloroplast 33, chloroplastic; the encoded protein is MGSVLREWIGFQQFPTATQSKLVELFAKLKEEGVDKLTILVMGKGGVGKSSTVNSLFGERAVNVSSFQSEGFRPVMVSRNRAGFTLNIIDTPGLVEGGYVSYQALDMIKRFLLNKTIHVLLYVDRLDAYRVDDLDKQIIGAISDSFGKEIWSKSLLVLTHAQLCPPDDLSYDVFCARRSEAVLKTIRMGARIRKRDFEDSAIPVGLVENSGRCNKNENDEKILPNGDAWIPSLVKEIILVATNGKKALVVDEKLVNGSESNDRGKIFIPLILGIQWLLVKWIQREIKKDIAKGGKYL